The sequence GACTCCAAATCCGGATGCTGGGGGTTCGAGTCCCTCCTGGCCTGCCATATGTAGGTGTGTGTTTTCGACAGAATTAACCGTATTAACAGGAAGTGGTTATTGGAAATGGCTAAAAAGACAAAGGCAATTAAAAAGCAGGATCTGGATAAAGATAAAAAAGCTTATTTTTCTCCTGCACAAATTCGAACTTTTATAGATGAAGTTAAAGTTGAGTTTACTAAAATTGTCTGGCCTGACAAAAAAACAACAATGGGTTTGACCGGTGTTGTTATTGTGTTCTCAATTCTCGCGTCTGCATACTTGGGCTCTGTTGATATGCTGCTTGGAAAATTGATCGATTCTGTTCTTCGATGATTCGGAATTTATTCGATTTGGTTATCATTTATCCTCGCCTTGCGTAATACGTTTAGGCATTACACTTTTACTCATAATAAGCTCATGGCAATAAACTGGTACATATTGCAGGTCCATTCGGGCTTTGAAGATAAGGTTAAACTGACACTTGAGGATAGAATCAGGAAAGAAGGTCTCGAAGAGTTTTTCGGTGAGATCCTCGTTCCAACCGAGCAGGTTGTCGAAATGATAAAGGGAAAAAGAAAAACCTCTGAAAGGAAGTTTTTTCCCGGATATATGCTAGTGGCTATGGATCTCAATGATTCCACCTGGCATGTACTTCATGATAATATGCCTCGTGTTGTTGGCTTTGTTGGTGATGATGAAAATCCGACGCCACTTCCAGAAGCAGATGCTCAGAAAATTATTGGTCGAATTCAGGATGGTGCAGAAGCACCTCGGCCAAAGGTTATTTTTGAGATTGGAGAAGCCGTTCGCGTTACTGACGGTCCTTTTGCGAACTTCCAGGGTGTTGTTGAGGAAGTTTTTCCTGAAAAAGGCCGTGTTAAAGTGATGGTCTCCATCTTTGGCAGGGATACTCCTGTTGAGCTTGAGTATATTCAGGTTTCAAATACCTGAATATAAGTTCCAGAGCATTAATAATAAATGTTGTGCTCAGTATTTCATTAAACAAACAGACTCTTTTGTAGAGTAGGAGTTAGAAATGGCCAAGAAAATTTCGGCATACATAAAATTACAGATTCCGGCCGGAAAAGCCAATCCATCACCACCAGTAGGCCCAGCACTTGGTCAGCATGGTGTGAATATTATGGAATTTTGTAAAGCCTTCAATGCCAAAACACAGGCGATGGGTGATACGATTGTACCCGTAGTTATTACTGTTTTTGGTGATAGATCATTTACTTATATTACCAAGACACCACCAGCATCTTTTCTCCTTATGAAAGCTGCTGGAATAACAAAGGGTTCGTCAAATCCTAAGAGCGAACGTGTCACTGAAATAGGCATGGAT comes from Desulfocapsa sulfexigens DSM 10523 and encodes:
- the secE gene encoding preprotein translocase subunit SecE, whose product is MAKKTKAIKKQDLDKDKKAYFSPAQIRTFIDEVKVEFTKIVWPDKKTTMGLTGVVIVFSILASAYLGSVDMLLGKLIDSVLR
- the nusG gene encoding transcription termination/antitermination protein NusG, whose product is MAINWYILQVHSGFEDKVKLTLEDRIRKEGLEEFFGEILVPTEQVVEMIKGKRKTSERKFFPGYMLVAMDLNDSTWHVLHDNMPRVVGFVGDDENPTPLPEADAQKIIGRIQDGAEAPRPKVIFEIGEAVRVTDGPFANFQGVVEEVFPEKGRVKVMVSIFGRDTPVELEYIQVSNT
- the rplK gene encoding 50S ribosomal protein L11: MAKKISAYIKLQIPAGKANPSPPVGPALGQHGVNIMEFCKAFNAKTQAMGDTIVPVVITVFGDRSFTYITKTPPASFLLMKAAGITKGSSNPKSERVTEIGMDKITEISEIKMPDLNCYDLEAATKIVAGTARSMGITVLK